Proteins co-encoded in one Sporosarcina sp. FSL K6-1522 genomic window:
- a CDS encoding nitronate monooxygenase — protein sequence MLKLPVIVAPMFLVSTPKMVIEAGKAGVIGSFPLLNARPVEQCAQWLQEVKDGLGNRPWAVNFICHQKTNRRYEDDLALIRDYQPPIVITSLGHPGEVLEIVHAYGGLVYSDVATVKHAEKAAATGVDGLILVCAGAGGHGGSLNPFAFIAAVKQFYDGTIILSGSMSSGADVAAAQIMGADYAFMGTRFLAADESDASEAYKQMVLDATIEDILYTNSFSGVHANLLIPSIVKEGIDPTTLQSKEEVDFSHLVSVKAWRDIWSAGQGVTTVTKRETTKEIVETLVKEYEAVLHTFDERKIKN from the coding sequence ATGTTGAAACTACCAGTTATCGTTGCACCAATGTTTTTAGTATCGACGCCTAAAATGGTCATTGAAGCAGGAAAAGCGGGTGTTATTGGTTCGTTTCCTCTATTAAATGCGCGTCCAGTCGAGCAATGTGCACAATGGCTTCAAGAAGTGAAGGATGGATTGGGCAATCGACCATGGGCAGTGAATTTTATCTGCCATCAAAAGACGAATCGGCGATATGAGGATGATTTGGCGTTAATCCGAGATTATCAGCCGCCGATTGTGATTACGTCACTTGGTCATCCAGGCGAAGTACTCGAAATCGTACATGCCTACGGAGGGCTTGTCTATTCGGATGTAGCGACGGTTAAGCATGCTGAAAAGGCAGCAGCGACAGGTGTGGACGGCTTGATTTTAGTTTGTGCGGGGGCAGGGGGCCATGGTGGGAGCTTAAATCCATTTGCTTTTATTGCCGCAGTGAAACAATTTTACGATGGCACGATTATTTTATCGGGCTCGATGTCAAGCGGTGCGGATGTGGCGGCAGCTCAAATCATGGGTGCCGATTATGCATTCATGGGCACGCGTTTCTTAGCGGCAGATGAAAGCGATGCATCGGAAGCCTATAAGCAAATGGTGCTCGACGCAACAATTGAAGACATTTTGTACACAAATTCCTTTAGTGGAGTACATGCGAATTTACTCATTCCGAGTATCGTGAAAGAAGGAATTGATCCCACGACGCTTCAATCAAAAGAAGAAGTGGATTTTTCTCATTTGGTTAGTGTTAAAGCCTGGCGCGATATATGGTCGGCGGGGCAAGGGGTAACGACTGTGACGAAACGCGAAACAACAAAGGAAATTGTGGAAACATTGGTGAAAGAGTATGAGGCAGTTTTACATACTTTTGATGAAAGAAAGATCAAGAATTAG
- a CDS encoding AMP-binding protein, whose protein sequence is MFLINQLLDQHAKHAPHKAYLFTDNDQLTYRDVHDGVNALAHSFCSLGIQRGDRIALYLRNGPEFIFAWFALNRIGAVMVPINTALVEKEVSYILNDSAVIGVIGEDQDIEPVLQPAIAQCDSIRFCITTGVARDGWISIDKLMEKKGSFYYDVPDADELAAILYTSGTTGNPKGVMCPHRYYIHLAQSAKNALELSEKDRLLTCLPLFHMNAQVLTVTTSLLSESSIVLLDKFQPTIFWQQVANYQATVFYYLGSILPVLSKLSQTEEEKNNTLRLAVGAQADPERIEEYEARWKLEMIELFGMTEGGGTVNRVGNRRVGSSGTAFDNHKIMIVDEKGKPLPPHQAGEIIFTGPSLTLGYWNNIAETQKAYRGGWMYSGDIGYLDEEGFLYFLDRKKDIIRRNGENISSAEIERVLMAHSKIMEAAAISVPDNVRGEEVKVYIVVKKGEHIQPEEIIEWCESRMAKYKIPRFIEFRASLPKTATQKIQKSALKKEISTASSTVWDRRVVIT, encoded by the coding sequence TTGTTCCTTATCAATCAATTACTAGATCAACATGCAAAACATGCACCACATAAAGCGTATTTATTTACGGATAATGATCAATTGACCTACCGTGATGTGCATGACGGTGTCAATGCTTTGGCTCACTCATTTTGTTCACTTGGTATTCAAAGAGGAGATCGAATTGCTTTATATCTTCGGAATGGCCCTGAATTTATCTTTGCTTGGTTTGCTTTAAATCGGATTGGTGCAGTGATGGTACCCATCAACACTGCATTAGTAGAAAAAGAAGTATCCTATATTCTAAATGACAGCGCTGTGATTGGAGTGATAGGCGAGGATCAGGATATTGAGCCTGTTTTACAGCCAGCCATTGCGCAATGTGATTCGATTCGATTTTGTATAACGACTGGGGTGGCCCGAGATGGTTGGATTTCCATAGACAAATTAATGGAGAAAAAAGGAAGCTTTTACTATGATGTACCGGATGCCGATGAGTTAGCAGCTATTCTCTATACATCAGGCACAACTGGAAATCCAAAAGGGGTCATGTGTCCACATAGGTATTATATACACCTGGCTCAGTCCGCCAAAAACGCGTTGGAGCTCTCTGAAAAAGACAGATTGTTGACATGTTTGCCTCTTTTTCATATGAACGCTCAAGTATTGACGGTGACGACATCGTTATTATCAGAATCGAGTATTGTACTACTAGACAAGTTTCAACCGACTATTTTTTGGCAGCAAGTAGCGAACTATCAGGCGACGGTTTTCTATTATTTAGGATCTATTTTACCTGTACTATCAAAATTATCACAGACAGAAGAAGAGAAGAATAACACGCTTCGATTGGCTGTAGGCGCACAAGCAGATCCCGAAAGAATCGAGGAATACGAAGCAAGATGGAAACTAGAAATGATTGAACTATTTGGCATGACAGAAGGTGGAGGCACGGTAAATCGTGTGGGGAATCGGAGGGTTGGATCTAGTGGCACAGCTTTTGATAATCATAAAATCATGATTGTTGATGAAAAAGGCAAGCCATTGCCGCCGCATCAGGCGGGGGAAATCATTTTTACAGGGCCTTCTTTAACGCTTGGATATTGGAACAACATAGCTGAAACGCAAAAGGCATATCGTGGTGGTTGGATGTATTCGGGAGATATTGGTTATTTAGATGAGGAGGGCTTTTTGTACTTTTTGGATCGCAAGAAAGATATTATTCGACGAAATGGAGAAAATATATCTTCGGCTGAGATTGAAAGAGTATTAATGGCGCATTCGAAAATTATGGAGGCAGCGGCTATTTCGGTTCCGGATAACGTACGCGGCGAAGAAGTGAAAGTGTATATCGTTGTGAAAAAAGGTGAGCATATCCAACCAGAAGAAATTATAGAATGGTGCGAGTCTAGAATGGCGAAGTATAAAATTCCACGATTTATCGAATTTCGGGCAAGCTTGCCGAAGACGGCAACGCAAAAAATTCAAAAATCCGCTTTGAAAAAAGAAATTAGTACGGCAAGTTCGACCGTTTGGGATCGAAGGGTGGTGATAACTTAA
- a CDS encoding long-chain-fatty-acid--CoA ligase: protein MNVGYLVNRVEKNIQTIDPEKIALQVESNEAWTYGDLNRHTSQYAHALRQMGIEKGDRVGILLYNCLEYFALYFAITKLGAIAVRINFRLTSEEFTYILNDSGTKILCLHSDIAEKIAPIRDKVQVKEYLCLEKDGHAIPEWSKGWRKLEEVNGTGPIHTDIDKADPVMLMYTSGTTGSPKGALWSHENTLWFANMQVLKWGLNAETIGMSTGPLYHVGAMEDLVIPTLLVGGTIIVTQSGGFEIERIVDVMEKEQVTDCFLFPFMIYDLLNSPTATASKFTNLRQIYSGGDPVIPWAIEQLNEKYPHVGFVQVYGLTEGTPIAASLDAKDAQTKGHTVGKAMPFTELKIVDDEENVLGFDQIGEVCIKSPSVSMGYWRKEAETARTFIDGWCHTGDLGYIDPQGYLAISGRKKDMIRSGGENIYPVEVEDVFIRHPAIRDVAIIGIPDPKFIESVCAVIVLNEGMTITKQEIEAFISDKLARYKKPKEMVFVDELPRTPSGKIQKYRLREQFSLKD, encoded by the coding sequence ATGAACGTCGGATACCTAGTCAACAGGGTGGAAAAGAATATCCAAACAATCGATCCAGAAAAAATCGCTTTACAAGTAGAGTCGAATGAAGCATGGACGTATGGCGATTTAAATCGCCATACGAGTCAATATGCACACGCACTTCGGCAAATGGGCATTGAAAAAGGAGATCGAGTGGGGATTTTGCTGTACAACTGTCTCGAATACTTTGCTCTCTATTTTGCTATCACGAAGTTAGGAGCGATTGCTGTTCGCATTAACTTTCGCTTAACCAGCGAAGAGTTTACTTACATTTTGAATGATTCAGGTACGAAAATACTATGTCTACATTCGGATATTGCTGAAAAAATCGCTCCAATCCGCGACAAAGTCCAAGTAAAAGAGTACCTATGTCTTGAGAAAGATGGGCATGCCATTCCTGAGTGGTCAAAGGGTTGGCGTAAATTGGAAGAAGTGAATGGGACAGGGCCAATCCATACAGACATCGACAAAGCAGATCCGGTGATGTTGATGTATACATCTGGCACGACGGGAAGTCCTAAAGGGGCTCTATGGTCACATGAAAACACACTATGGTTTGCGAATATGCAAGTACTAAAATGGGGACTAAATGCTGAAACAATCGGTATGTCAACCGGCCCTCTCTATCATGTAGGAGCAATGGAAGACCTTGTGATTCCGACACTATTAGTGGGTGGAACCATCATCGTAACACAGAGTGGGGGCTTTGAAATTGAGCGTATCGTCGATGTAATGGAAAAGGAACAAGTAACAGACTGCTTCCTGTTTCCGTTTATGATTTATGATTTGTTGAATAGTCCTACAGCCACCGCATCTAAGTTTACAAATCTACGACAAATTTATTCTGGGGGAGATCCGGTGATTCCTTGGGCAATTGAACAGCTCAATGAGAAATATCCACATGTTGGATTTGTTCAAGTATATGGCCTAACGGAAGGAACCCCCATCGCAGCTTCTCTTGATGCGAAGGATGCACAAACGAAAGGGCATACCGTTGGAAAAGCGATGCCATTTACAGAACTCAAAATTGTAGATGATGAAGAAAATGTGTTGGGCTTTGATCAAATCGGAGAAGTGTGTATAAAGAGTCCGTCCGTGTCGATGGGCTATTGGCGGAAAGAGGCAGAGACAGCGCGTACATTTATCGATGGATGGTGTCATACCGGTGATCTTGGTTATATAGATCCACAGGGGTATCTTGCCATATCGGGTCGGAAAAAAGACATGATCCGCAGTGGTGGTGAAAATATTTATCCAGTAGAAGTGGAGGATGTGTTCATACGCCACCCTGCTATACGAGATGTAGCCATTATTGGCATTCCTGATCCGAAATTCATAGAGTCCGTGTGTGCAGTCATTGTTCTGAATGAAGGAATGACAATAACGAAACAGGAAATAGAAGCATTCATCTCTGACAAATTGGCACGCTATAAGAAACCGAAGGAAATGGTCTTTGTCGATGAGCTTCCAAGAACACCTTCAGGAAAAATTCAGAAGTATCGATTGAGGGAACAATTTAGTTTGAAAGACTGA
- the accC gene encoding acetyl-CoA carboxylase biotin carboxylase subunit has translation MFTKILIANRGEIAARVIRTCKEMGIVTVAVYSEADAEALHVQAADEAYLIGPPRVNESYLNIDKIIEVAQASGAEAIHPGYGLLSENADFVKRCQEAGLVFIGPEAEAIAKMGSKIAARKLMKAAGVPTVPGIDYPLQDVKEAITVANDIGYPVMLKASAGGGGIGIQVVHNNEELAKAFAGNQKRATDYFGDGAMFMEKYVANPRHIEIQILADNQHNTVYLWERECSIQRRHQKVLEEAPSPFLDEETRVKMGEAAVKAAKSIGYVNAGTIEFLVDEEKNFYFLEMNTRLQVEHPITEEITGLDLVKEQLNIAFGKELSFVQTEITRLGHAIEVRIYAEDPKTFFPSPGKITKMALPSGTNIRHELAVTEQSTVTPFYDPMIAKLIVKGQTREQAIEEMKQALDHYVVEGIKTNIPMLKNVVEHEAFLAGDTTTNFVAQHLQAKSLTL, from the coding sequence ATGTTTACTAAAATACTAATTGCCAATCGTGGAGAGATTGCAGCAAGGGTTATACGAACGTGTAAAGAAATGGGGATTGTAACGGTCGCTGTATATTCGGAGGCGGATGCAGAGGCCCTTCATGTTCAAGCTGCTGACGAAGCTTATTTAATTGGGCCACCACGAGTCAATGAGAGTTATCTCAATATCGATAAAATCATAGAAGTGGCGCAAGCATCCGGAGCTGAAGCGATTCACCCTGGCTATGGTTTACTATCGGAAAACGCGGATTTTGTGAAGCGTTGCCAAGAGGCAGGACTCGTTTTCATAGGGCCAGAAGCAGAAGCCATCGCAAAAATGGGTAGTAAAATCGCAGCAAGAAAATTAATGAAAGCCGCGGGTGTCCCGACGGTTCCAGGAATTGACTACCCGTTACAAGATGTAAAGGAAGCTATTACGGTCGCCAATGACATCGGCTATCCGGTTATGCTAAAAGCCTCTGCAGGCGGAGGGGGCATCGGTATACAAGTTGTACACAACAATGAGGAGTTAGCAAAAGCCTTCGCTGGCAATCAAAAACGAGCCACAGATTACTTTGGAGATGGTGCCATGTTTATGGAGAAGTATGTCGCCAACCCAAGGCATATTGAAATTCAAATATTGGCCGACAACCAGCATAATACTGTGTACCTATGGGAACGAGAATGTTCGATTCAACGTCGCCATCAAAAAGTTCTGGAAGAAGCACCTTCACCATTTCTAGATGAAGAAACACGTGTGAAAATGGGCGAAGCTGCTGTAAAAGCCGCTAAATCAATTGGCTACGTGAATGCTGGAACGATTGAATTTTTAGTAGATGAAGAAAAGAATTTCTACTTTCTTGAAATGAATACAAGATTGCAAGTGGAACATCCCATCACGGAGGAAATAACAGGGCTCGATTTAGTTAAAGAACAATTAAATATTGCATTCGGAAAAGAGCTATCATTTGTTCAAACAGAGATTACGCGACTCGGCCACGCAATTGAAGTGAGAATCTATGCAGAAGATCCCAAAACATTTTTCCCATCTCCGGGAAAAATTACGAAAATGGCATTACCAAGTGGGACAAATATTCGCCATGAACTTGCCGTCACTGAGCAATCAACCGTCACACCTTTTTATGATCCGATGATTGCGAAACTAATTGTTAAAGGCCAGACAAGGGAACAGGCGATTGAAGAAATGAAACAAGCGCTAGATCACTATGTAGTCGAGGGGATAAAAACAAATATCCCGATGCTGAAAAATGTGGTTGAGCATGAGGCCTTCTTGGCAGGGGATACCACTACCAACTTTGTGGCGCAGCATTTGCAAGCCAAATCCCTGACGTTATAA
- a CDS encoding AMP-binding protein, with product MKTINDILQEAVATCPTNIFLYEDSKSLTYQQLDEVTDRLASAFLEEGLTRGDHIGVLALNQMEWLISYFAAAKIGVGVVALSVRYRDSELAYMLNHAEVKALVSIDKIPGFNFSEFFFDFQSKVPSVEKYIFIGEGFNGSLSFSELIGRNVNHDKLSACKKEVSPEDLAVMIYTSGTTGKPKGAMITHRSILASARAQVNHFQINAEDVTIQSLPLNHVGGITCQVTVTLISKGMAVLIPEFRPEKVLSAIQQHKATLFGGVPTMYVMLFSDKDFSSYDLGSIRISFIGGSNVEPALCQEIMKSMPNTKLVGLYGLSESSGACILSRASDSIEKVQTTIGVLIGDFVAKVVDGQRQEVPIGEMGELVVKGDCLAKGYYRDEENTKETFSEDGWLHTGDLVTADEEGYISFKGRKKEIYIQGGFNVLPAEVENVLSAHPAISMVAGIGVPDSFYGEVGRYYIILADGVQPTEAQLVTYCREHLADYKVPKQFVFVDELPMTPAGKIQKSKLKELYVQPQ from the coding sequence ATGAAAACAATCAACGACATATTGCAAGAAGCAGTAGCCACTTGCCCTACGAATATCTTTTTATACGAAGATTCGAAAAGCCTCACCTACCAGCAATTGGATGAAGTGACCGACCGCTTGGCTTCCGCTTTTTTAGAGGAGGGACTAACAAGGGGAGATCATATTGGGGTTTTGGCGTTAAACCAAATGGAATGGCTGATCTCGTACTTTGCGGCAGCGAAAATTGGCGTTGGTGTTGTTGCGTTAAGCGTTCGTTATCGGGATAGTGAGTTGGCATATATGCTCAATCACGCTGAGGTAAAAGCACTTGTCTCTATCGATAAAATCCCAGGCTTTAATTTCTCGGAATTTTTCTTCGACTTCCAATCAAAAGTCCCATCTGTTGAAAAATATATTTTTATTGGCGAAGGGTTTAATGGCAGTTTGTCTTTTTCCGAACTAATCGGAAGAAATGTGAATCACGATAAATTAAGCGCATGTAAAAAAGAAGTGAGCCCGGAGGATCTTGCTGTCATGATATATACGTCTGGAACGACAGGTAAGCCAAAAGGAGCTATGATTACCCATCGAAGCATCTTAGCTTCAGCACGTGCGCAGGTAAATCATTTTCAAATAAACGCAGAAGATGTAACGATTCAAAGCCTGCCATTGAATCATGTTGGAGGGATAACTTGTCAAGTAACTGTGACGTTGATTAGTAAAGGGATGGCTGTGCTAATTCCGGAGTTCCGGCCTGAAAAGGTGTTGAGCGCTATCCAGCAGCATAAAGCGACTCTTTTTGGTGGAGTTCCAACGATGTATGTCATGTTGTTTTCAGATAAAGATTTTTCGTCATATGATCTAGGTTCAATCCGGATTAGCTTTATAGGAGGTTCAAATGTTGAACCGGCATTATGTCAAGAAATCATGAAATCGATGCCGAATACGAAACTGGTAGGTTTATACGGCCTAAGTGAAAGTTCGGGCGCATGTATTTTATCGAGGGCGAGCGATTCAATTGAAAAGGTTCAAACAACAATCGGTGTGTTAATTGGCGATTTCGTCGCCAAAGTTGTGGATGGACAGCGCCAAGAAGTTCCGATTGGTGAAATGGGTGAGTTGGTAGTAAAAGGTGATTGTCTAGCAAAAGGCTATTACCGCGATGAAGAAAATACGAAAGAAACCTTTTCAGAAGATGGCTGGCTGCACACTGGCGATCTTGTGACCGCTGATGAGGAAGGCTATATCAGCTTCAAAGGTCGGAAAAAAGAAATTTATATTCAAGGTGGATTTAATGTGCTGCCAGCGGAGGTTGAAAATGTGTTAAGTGCACATCCAGCGATTTCAATGGTGGCAGGTATTGGGGTTCCCGATTCGTTTTACGGTGAGGTTGGACGTTACTATATTATTCTAGCCGATGGTGTGCAGCCTACAGAGGCACAATTAGTCACCTATTGCCGTGAACATCTTGCAGATTATAAAGTGCCAAAACAGTTCGTATTTGTTGATGAATTGCCCATGACGCCAGCTGGAAAAATTCAAAAATCTAAACTAAAAGAGTTGTATGTTCAGCCGCAGTAA
- a CDS encoding enoyl-CoA hydratase-related protein, with protein sequence MDNWVLYEKVSNKAYITLNRPEAMNAMPPSGFQQLAEAFKEAREDDEVRVIILTGAGEQAFCAGADLKETIPAIADGTMDPGLLDDVVLKHTPLWKPIIAAVNGHCLAGGMEILQATDIRIAAEHATFGLPEPKWSIMAAAGSLVRLVRQIPYCRAMEILLTGESITAKEALDIGLINKIVPSSQLLAEAESYAEKICKNGPIAVQATKEAVVRLQSLPMELAFHEEWNYANKAFKSEDIKEGLQAFAEKRTPHFVGR encoded by the coding sequence ATGGACAACTGGGTGTTATATGAAAAAGTGTCAAACAAGGCTTATATTACGTTGAATAGACCGGAGGCCATGAATGCCATGCCTCCGAGTGGCTTTCAACAGCTTGCTGAAGCATTTAAGGAAGCGAGAGAAGACGATGAGGTTCGAGTGATTATTTTAACTGGTGCAGGGGAGCAGGCATTTTGTGCCGGGGCTGATTTAAAGGAAACGATTCCCGCCATTGCTGACGGGACAATGGATCCGGGTCTATTAGATGATGTCGTGTTGAAACATACACCATTATGGAAGCCAATTATTGCCGCAGTCAATGGGCATTGCTTGGCGGGCGGCATGGAAATTCTGCAAGCGACGGATATTCGAATTGCAGCGGAACACGCGACGTTTGGTTTGCCTGAACCGAAATGGTCGATTATGGCGGCAGCAGGTTCTCTCGTACGACTTGTTCGACAAATCCCTTATTGCAGGGCGATGGAAATTTTATTGACAGGAGAATCCATCACGGCGAAAGAGGCACTTGATATTGGTTTGATCAATAAGATTGTGCCGTCCAGTCAACTGTTAGCAGAAGCTGAATCATATGCGGAGAAGATTTGTAAGAATGGCCCAATTGCAGTACAAGCAACGAAAGAAGCTGTGGTTCGATTACAAAGTTTGCCGATGGAGCTTGCGTTTCACGAAGAATGGAACTATGCCAATAAGGCGTTTAAGAGCGAGGATATCAAAGAAGGGTTGCAAGCGTTCGCGGAAAAACGGACACCTCATTTTGTGGGGCGTTGA
- a CDS encoding DUF169 domain-containing protein: MVNATETYDWQTIVDKLYTYLRLKTVPIGMKMFEKAEDMEAIPKIRRPQSVHTADQIVAQAARLGWTVGITAEDLVMPQCSAVLGLHPRDEQWLAGKEMAGIWFENQQDSAAHQAAMTINSYGRHEAMAVSPLVSNRLSPPDICLIYATPGQMILLINGLQWKDYKKLEWGVVGESSCADSWGRALATGEPSLSIPCYAERRYGGVLDDEMLMALAPADLVKALEGVEKLSRNGLRYPIPQYGIQMDARSGLEASYGKRS, translated from the coding sequence ATGGTAAATGCAACAGAAACGTACGATTGGCAGACGATTGTTGATAAGCTGTATACCTATTTGCGCTTAAAAACGGTTCCGATTGGGATGAAAATGTTTGAAAAAGCTGAGGACATGGAAGCTATCCCGAAAATTAGACGACCGCAATCAGTCCATACGGCTGATCAAATTGTGGCACAAGCGGCTAGATTAGGCTGGACTGTGGGGATAACGGCAGAAGATTTGGTGATGCCGCAGTGCAGCGCGGTTCTCGGCCTACATCCCCGCGATGAACAATGGTTAGCGGGGAAGGAAATGGCTGGTATTTGGTTTGAGAATCAGCAAGATTCCGCTGCTCATCAGGCGGCAATGACTATCAATTCTTATGGGAGACACGAGGCAATGGCTGTGTCACCACTTGTCTCGAATCGGTTAAGCCCTCCAGATATTTGTTTGATTTATGCCACACCAGGACAGATGATTCTTCTTATTAACGGCTTACAGTGGAAGGATTATAAAAAGCTCGAGTGGGGCGTTGTTGGCGAATCTTCCTGTGCGGATTCCTGGGGACGAGCGCTGGCAACGGGTGAGCCGAGCTTGTCGATTCCTTGTTATGCAGAGCGGCGATATGGCGGTGTTTTGGATGATGAAATGTTAATGGCGTTAGCACCAGCTGATTTAGTAAAGGCGCTCGAAGGTGTCGAGAAGTTAAGTCGGAATGGCTTGCGGTACCCGATTCCGCAGTATGGTATTCAAATGGATGCGCGCAGTGGGTTAGAGGCGAGTTACGGAAAACGCAGTTGA
- a CDS encoding MaoC/PaaZ C-terminal domain-containing protein — protein sequence MFNKKFDHFKVGETWHSRGRTITEADIVMFSAFSGDWYPLHTDKEYAENNTPFKQRIAHGMLVLSVATGLQVMEPEVIVAFYGIEHLRFIHPTFINDTIHVELEVTDLLDKGNGTGVVTATQKIVKHTGEAVTTGVLKILINKEQ from the coding sequence ATGTTTAATAAAAAATTTGACCACTTCAAAGTCGGTGAAACATGGCATTCAAGAGGACGTACCATTACGGAGGCAGATATCGTCATGTTTTCTGCCTTCAGTGGAGATTGGTACCCGCTTCATACAGATAAAGAGTATGCAGAAAATAATACACCGTTTAAACAAAGAATCGCACATGGCATGCTGGTATTATCAGTAGCTACTGGATTACAAGTGATGGAGCCAGAAGTCATTGTCGCTTTTTATGGTATTGAACATTTGCGGTTTATTCACCCAACATTTATTAATGACACGATTCATGTGGAATTAGAGGTTACAGATTTACTCGATAAAGGAAATGGTACAGGGGTTGTAACTGCTACTCAAAAAATTGTGAAGCATACAGGAGAAGCAGTGACGACAGGCGTCTTAAAAATACTCATCAATAAAGAACAATAA
- a CDS encoding long-chain fatty acid--CoA ligase yields MINGIGSWLVKHSDRHVNKTAIVYKDKRFTYRQLNDRVNRLAHSLVDLGVRKGDRVNTLLFNRNELLETLFACAKIGAIFVPINFRLSVAEVEYIVRDSGGIVFVYDDRLEAIANGLAERTPQIRSFIRVGDEQMGAHLAYEQLLAKSKHEEPEYIVGLDDAHMMMYTSGTTGRPKGAVLTHGNTQWNAINCLDALPITEDMITLTVAPLFHIGGMNIFTTPALYKGGTVILEDKFDPQLTLELVERESITALFLVPAMWLAITQFPRLEQYDLSSLTFNISGGAPCPLTIIEFFQNRNIPFFEGFGLTETAPVVAVLDGENSARKNGSVGKAPIHTEVKVVDPYGHEVPTGQVGELAVKGPNIFVEYWNKPEATREAIRNGWFFTGDLAKQDEEGFLYIVDRMKDMIITGGENVYPIEVEQVLFRHPNIREVAVVGYPDEKWGESVKAVIALKNPNEALDLQAVRAFCEGKLATFKIPKQIDLVDALPRNATGKVLKIVLRSKEIENSLT; encoded by the coding sequence ATGATAAATGGGATTGGTTCATGGCTTGTGAAGCATAGTGATCGACATGTGAATAAAACAGCAATCGTCTACAAAGACAAACGCTTTACGTATCGACAGCTCAATGACCGTGTAAATCGTTTAGCACATTCGCTTGTCGATCTTGGTGTGAGAAAAGGCGATCGAGTGAATACACTTCTTTTTAATCGAAATGAGTTACTGGAAACACTATTTGCCTGTGCGAAAATCGGTGCCATTTTTGTGCCGATTAACTTTCGTTTAAGTGTTGCAGAAGTCGAGTACATTGTGCGTGATTCAGGCGGCATTGTTTTCGTGTACGATGACCGGCTGGAAGCTATTGCGAATGGATTGGCAGAGCGGACACCGCAAATTCGTTCGTTTATTCGAGTGGGAGATGAGCAGATGGGAGCGCATCTGGCATATGAGCAGCTCCTTGCAAAATCGAAGCATGAAGAGCCGGAATATATCGTAGGATTAGATGATGCGCATATGATGATGTATACATCTGGAACAACGGGCAGACCAAAGGGAGCTGTGTTAACGCATGGCAATACCCAATGGAATGCCATCAATTGTTTGGACGCGTTACCGATTACTGAAGACATGATTACATTAACGGTAGCCCCATTGTTTCATATTGGTGGGATGAATATCTTTACAACGCCGGCCTTATACAAAGGTGGGACAGTTATCCTAGAAGATAAGTTCGATCCGCAATTGACATTGGAACTTGTAGAGCGTGAGAGCATTACAGCCTTGTTTCTAGTACCCGCAATGTGGCTAGCTATCACGCAGTTTCCAAGGCTCGAACAATACGATTTAAGTTCACTAACTTTTAATATTTCAGGCGGGGCTCCTTGCCCACTAACCATTATTGAGTTTTTCCAAAATCGCAATATCCCGTTCTTTGAAGGATTCGGTCTAACGGAAACAGCGCCAGTTGTCGCAGTGCTTGATGGTGAAAATAGTGCAAGGAAAAATGGCTCTGTCGGTAAAGCACCCATACACACAGAGGTAAAAGTTGTCGATCCGTATGGGCATGAAGTGCCAACTGGACAAGTAGGAGAGTTAGCGGTGAAGGGACCTAATATTTTTGTTGAATATTGGAACAAGCCTGAGGCGACGAGAGAAGCCATTCGCAATGGCTGGTTTTTTACCGGAGATCTAGCTAAACAGGATGAAGAAGGTTTTCTTTATATCGTAGACCGCATGAAGGACATGATTATTACAGGTGGCGAAAATGTCTATCCGATCGAGGTGGAGCAAGTGTTATTCCGTCATCCGAATATTCGAGAAGTCGCGGTTGTTGGCTATCCAGATGAAAAATGGGGCGAATCTGTTAAGGCAGTGATTGCCTTGAAGAATCCGAACGAGGCACTGGATTTGCAAGCGGTTCGTGCATTTTGTGAAGGGAAACTGGCTACGTTTAAAATTCCGAAACAAATTGATTTGGTAGATGCGTTACCAAGAAATGCGACAGGCAAGGTTCTAAAAATCGTTTTGCGTTCTAAAGAGATTGAAAATTCTTTAACCTAA